The following coding sequences are from one Aliarcobacter skirrowii CCUG 10374 window:
- a CDS encoding response regulator — translation MRILIVDDSSTMRRIIGNVVMQLGFSKDNFDEAEDGLKAWKLLTEGNYDIILTDWNMPNMNGLELVKKVRSEGTHQKTPIIMITTEGGKSEVITALKAGVNNYIVKPFNAEVLKEKLDGVLKK, via the coding sequence ATGAGAATTCTAATAGTTGATGATAGCTCAACAATGAGAAGAATTATTGGAAATGTTGTAATGCAACTAGGATTTAGTAAGGATAACTTCGATGAAGCTGAAGATGGATTAAAAGCTTGGAAACTTCTTACTGAAGGAAATTATGACATTATCCTAACAGACTGGAATATGCCAAATATGAATGGTTTGGAGTTGGTTAAAAAAGTTAGAAGTGAAGGAACTCACCAAAAAACTCCAATTATTATGATTACTACTGAAGGTGGTAAAAGTGAGGTTATTACAGCTTTAAAAGCAGGTGTAAATAACTATATTGTAAAACCTTTTAATGCAGAGGTTTTAAAAGAAAAACTAGATGGTGTATTAAAAAAATAG
- the rpsP gene encoding 30S ribosomal protein S16: MTVIRLTRMGRNKKPFYRIVVTDSRKRRDSGWIESIGYYNPVVEPQVFKIDEERYNYWLSVGAKPSEKVKKLTSK, encoded by the coding sequence ATGACAGTGATTAGATTAACAAGAATGGGAAGAAACAAAAAACCATTTTATAGAATAGTTGTAACAGACTCAAGAAAAAGAAGAGATTCAGGATGGATTGAATCAATTGGTTACTACAATCCAGTAGTTGAGCCACAAGTTTTCAAAATTGATGAAGAGAGATATAACTATTGGCTAAGTGTTGGTGCTAAACCATCAGAAAAAGTTAAAAAATTAACTTCAAAATAG
- the flgG gene encoding flagellar basal-body rod protein FlgG: MIRGLYTAATGMNAMQHQIDVTSNNIANVNTTGFKQDRAEFQDLIYESLNYTAGQTTIDTMNPTGIDVGLGVRLSNIQKNFTEGDLKGTGNPLDIAITGRGFFQIVLPSGEIAFSRNGNFKLDADGNVVNGNGYLLEPQIVVPENVKDISIGNDGFVTAKDPQTGDTIELGQIILADFINPSGLTPLGDSLFLQTDASGDVLEGEPLTEQFGGLRQSMLESSNVKLVNEMVDLITAQRAYEANSKAITTADGMLDTVNRLKN, translated from the coding sequence ATGATTAGAGGTCTTTATACAGCTGCAACTGGTATGAATGCTATGCAGCATCAAATTGATGTAACATCAAATAACATTGCAAATGTTAATACTACAGGTTTTAAACAAGATAGAGCAGAGTTTCAAGATCTAATTTATGAATCTTTAAACTATACAGCAGGTCAAACTACTATTGATACTATGAATCCAACAGGTATTGATGTGGGACTTGGAGTAAGACTTTCAAATATTCAAAAAAATTTCACAGAAGGTGATCTAAAAGGTACTGGTAATCCACTTGATATTGCAATTACTGGAAGAGGTTTTTTTCAAATAGTTCTTCCAAGCGGAGAGATTGCATTTAGTAGAAATGGAAATTTTAAATTAGATGCTGATGGTAATGTTGTAAATGGAAATGGTTATTTACTAGAGCCACAAATTGTAGTTCCTGAGAATGTAAAAGATATAAGTATTGGAAATGATGGATTTGTAACAGCAAAAGATCCTCAAACTGGAGATACTATTGAACTTGGTCAAATTATTTTAGCAGATTTTATAAATCCTTCTGGTTTAACTCCACTTGGAGACTCTTTATTTTTACAAACTGATGCTAGTGGTGATGTACTAGAAGGTGAACCATTAACTGAACAGTTTGGTGGACTTAGACAATCTATGCTTGAAAGTTCAAATGTAAAACTTGTAAATGAGATGGTAGATTTAATTACTGCTCAAAGAGCTTATGAAGCAAACTCAAAAGCAATTACAACTGCTGATGGTATGTTGGATACTGTAAATAGATTGAAAAATTAA
- a CDS encoding KH domain-containing protein — protein MITNFIENYAKLIVSIPEDVEISQERVDENFILITLSVNSLDIGKLIGKNGNMINALKTIANGCKAKDGVSYKIQVVAK, from the coding sequence ATGATTACAAACTTTATAGAAAACTATGCAAAACTAATAGTTTCAATTCCAGAAGATGTTGAGATTTCTCAAGAGAGAGTTGATGAGAACTTTATTTTAATCACTCTTAGTGTAAATAGTTTGGATATTGGTAAATTAATTGGTAAAAATGGAAATATGATAAATGCTCTAAAAACAATTGCAAATGGTTGCAAGGCTAAAGATGGAGTATCTTATAAAATCCAAGTAGTAGCAAAGTAG
- the ffh gene encoding signal recognition particle protein, whose product MFDSITSSIRGVVNKIRHQDDVASLSRAISELKKAFLKADVHHKTTKELLANIELGVKNIGIGQDNFIKVLKEELEKVLTANGNQGFVFSSTPPTKILMTGLQGSGKTTTTGKLANYLKLRNKKVLVAACDLQRLAAVEQLKQIAKQIDVDIYFDDNEKNPIKIAQAAVEKAKKEHYDVVLIDTAGRLAIDDELMSELKDVKDAINPSEIFYVADSMTGHDATKTATTFKEKIGIDGVILSKYDGDTKGGVALSIAHQVEVPLRFIGIGEKMPDLEVFIPDRVVSRLLGLGDIAGLAEKTATLIDEKKAKEVSRKIKKGEFNFNDFLEQLQMLSKLGSLKSIMGMIPGLSNMMPALKDMDFENSKEIVRIKALISSMTQKERVNPDLLNPSRKKRISAGAGLSEVQVNKILKQFKNASKMAKQLSNKGGMKGFTNMLSQMGPNGMPKIPR is encoded by the coding sequence GTTGTAAATAAGATAAGACATCAAGATGATGTTGCATCATTAAGTCGTGCTATTAGTGAGCTAAAAAAAGCATTTTTAAAAGCTGATGTTCACCATAAAACGACAAAAGAGTTATTAGCTAATATTGAGTTGGGTGTAAAAAATATTGGAATTGGACAAGATAACTTCATAAAAGTTCTAAAAGAAGAGCTTGAAAAAGTTTTAACAGCAAATGGAAATCAAGGTTTTGTATTCTCTTCAACTCCTCCTACAAAAATTTTAATGACAGGTCTTCAAGGAAGTGGTAAAACTACTACAACTGGAAAATTAGCAAACTATTTAAAACTAAGAAATAAAAAAGTTTTAGTAGCTGCTTGTGACTTACAAAGACTTGCAGCTGTTGAGCAGCTAAAACAGATTGCAAAACAAATTGATGTTGATATCTATTTTGATGATAATGAGAAAAATCCTATAAAAATTGCACAAGCTGCAGTTGAGAAAGCAAAAAAAGAGCATTATGATGTTGTTTTAATAGATACAGCTGGAAGACTTGCTATTGATGATGAGCTTATGAGTGAGCTTAAAGATGTTAAAGATGCTATAAATCCAAGTGAGATTTTTTATGTTGCAGACTCTATGACAGGTCATGATGCAACAAAAACAGCAACTACATTTAAAGAGAAAATTGGAATTGATGGAGTTATATTATCAAAATATGATGGTGATACAAAAGGTGGAGTTGCACTTAGTATTGCTCACCAAGTAGAAGTTCCATTAAGATTTATTGGTATTGGTGAAAAAATGCCAGATTTGGAAGTTTTTATTCCAGATAGAGTTGTTTCAAGACTTTTAGGACTTGGGGATATTGCTGGGCTTGCTGAAAAAACAGCTACTTTAATAGATGAGAAAAAAGCAAAAGAGGTAAGTAGAAAGATAAAAAAAGGTGAATTCAACTTTAATGACTTTTTAGAACAGCTTCAAATGTTAAGTAAACTTGGAAGTTTAAAATCTATTATGGGAATGATTCCAGGCTTATCAAATATGATGCCAGCTTTAAAAGATATGGATTTTGAAAACTCTAAAGAGATAGTTAGAATTAAAGCTTTAATTAGTTCAATGACTCAAAAAGAAAGAGTTAATCCAGATTTACTAAATCCTAGTAGAAAAAAAAGAATCTCAGCAGGTGCTGGTTTAAGTGAAGTTCAAGTAAATAAGATTTTAAAACAGTTTAAAAATGCTTCAAAAATGGCAAAACAGCTTTCAAACAAAGGTGGAATGAAAGGTTTTACAAATATGTTGTCTCAAATGGGACCAAATGGAATGCCAAAAATTCCAAGATAG
- a CDS encoding flagellar hook-basal body protein, with protein MNQGMYPLAASMINQVNRLDQISNNLANADTIGFKQEGTAETTFNWYLKRMENSSNKKFVESITINNIPKIDTRYTDPHMGAIRTTGNELDFALNSYDTFFKIQDQNGDILYTRNGAFKNLDGFLVDGNGNNVLNADNEAIVIEEGFEFQIGVAQTSFKNLEKVGNNNYTAINLDEVEDLENNDNRIIKGSVEQSNVNRVSTMVELIDAHRRFEQSQKAIKTIDELNAGLIEKVGGNTR; from the coding sequence ATGAATCAAGGAATGTACCCATTAGCAGCATCTATGATAAATCAAGTAAATAGGTTGGATCAGATAAGTAATAACTTAGCAAATGCTGATACAATAGGATTTAAACAAGAGGGAACTGCTGAAACAACTTTTAATTGGTACTTAAAGAGAATGGAAAATAGTAGTAATAAAAAGTTTGTAGAGTCTATTACTATAAATAATATTCCAAAAATTGATACAAGATATACAGATCCTCATATGGGAGCAATTAGAACTACTGGAAATGAGTTAGATTTTGCTTTAAACTCTTATGATACTTTTTTTAAAATACAAGATCAAAATGGTGATATTTTATATACAAGAAATGGAGCATTTAAGAATTTAGATGGTTTTTTAGTTGATGGAAATGGAAACAATGTTTTAAATGCTGATAATGAGGCAATTGTAATAGAAGAAGGATTTGAATTTCAAATAGGAGTTGCACAAACTTCATTTAAAAATTTAGAAAAAGTTGGAAATAATAACTATACGGCTATAAATTTAGATGAAGTTGAAGATTTAGAGAATAATGATAACAGAATTATAAAAGGATCTGTTGAGCAATCAAATGTAAATAGAGTCTCTACAATGGTAGAGTTAATTGATGCGCATAGAAGATTTGAACAATCACAAAAAGCTATTAAGACAATTGATGAATTAAATGCTGGATTAATAGAAAAAGTTGGAGGGAATACTAGATAA
- the rimM gene encoding ribosome maturation factor RimM (Essential for efficient processing of 16S rRNA) yields MNNKVYVAKLGKAVGLKGHLRLFIDSDFPEQFKKGSTFLTNKNFQLTILEYLKDRDLVSFEGFSDIESAKKLTNTELYTTIEQTKEFCKLKDNEFFWFDLISCEVYEDSLKLGVVSDVHRFPLNDYLEVKTDSQLVEKGLPKIFLIPHIFETFIQRVDIENKKIFAINAFDILENS; encoded by the coding sequence ATGAATAATAAGGTTTATGTAGCAAAATTAGGAAAAGCAGTAGGATTAAAAGGTCATTTAAGACTTTTTATTGACTCTGATTTTCCTGAGCAATTTAAAAAAGGCTCAACTTTTCTAACAAATAAAAATTTCCAACTTACAATCTTAGAGTATCTAAAAGATAGAGATCTTGTATCTTTTGAAGGTTTTAGTGATATTGAAAGTGCTAAAAAACTTACAAATACAGAGTTATACACTACAATCGAGCAGACTAAAGAGTTTTGTAAATTAAAAGATAACGAGTTTTTTTGGTTTGATTTAATATCATGTGAAGTTTATGAAGATAGCTTAAAATTAGGTGTTGTAAGTGATGTTCACAGATTTCCATTAAATGATTATTTAGAAGTTAAAACAGATTCGCAACTTGTAGAAAAAGGTCTTCCAAAAATCTTTTTAATTCCTCATATATTTGAAACTTTTATTCAAAGAGTTGATATTGAAAATAAAAAGATATTTGCTATAAATGCTTTTGATATTTTAGAAAACTCTTAA
- the flgB gene encoding flagellar basal body rod protein FlgB yields MHASNVSAKLFEQLNFRGERQKVISSNIANINTPNYKTKDLVFEDELKQQQLIQMTRTSSMHMQNIDYKPNSNPRLIQVPDLIEQNDGNNVNLDSQISEQSKNKIIFDAIQTSIKRDSKLFRSVIDSSGKN; encoded by the coding sequence ATGCACGCAAGTAATGTATCAGCAAAACTTTTTGAGCAGTTAAACTTTAGAGGTGAGAGACAGAAGGTAATATCAAGTAATATTGCAAATATTAATACACCAAACTATAAAACTAAAGATTTGGTTTTTGAAGATGAGTTAAAACAACAGCAACTTATTCAAATGACAAGAACTTCATCTATGCATATGCAAAATATTGATTATAAACCAAATTCAAATCCAAGATTGATACAAGTTCCTGACTTAATAGAACAAAACGATGGAAATAATGTAAATCTTGATAGTCAAATTAGTGAACAATCAAAAAATAAGATAATTTTTGATGCTATACAGACATCTATAAAACGAGATTCAAAACTATTTAGATCAGTGATTGATTCATCTGGTAAAAATTAA